The Nitrospira sp. DNA window TCTGCATATGGGGAGCGGCGGCGCCGCCGCCAGCAGCCGACTCCGCCGAACCGCCCGCCACCGTAACGACGGGAGTCATTCCGACCATGGGGCTCAATGACGTCACGGAAGGAGCCTTGCTGTTCAGGACCGATCCAACTGGCCGATATACCCCCGCCCCAATCCTACACACCGACGTGCAAATCGCCGTCACCGGCACCATCGTCCGCGCGACGGTCAGGCAGGAATTCACCAACCCCAGCACACGCAAGGGTGACTGGCTGGAGGGGATCTACGTTTTTCCACTACCGGAGACCGCGGCAGTCGACCATCTGCGCATGAAGGTCGGTGAGCGTGTGATTGAAGGGCAGATCAAGGAGCGGGGCGAGGCCAAGCGCAGCTATGAACAGGCCAAACAGGAAGGGAAACGCACCAGCCTCGTGGAGCAGGAACGTCCGAATATCTTCACAACCTCTGTGGCGAACATCGGGCCCGGCGAACGGGTCGTCGTCGAGATCGAATACCAGGAGACCGTCCGATATGAGAATGGACAATTTCAGCTCCGCTTTCCTATGGCAGTGGGACCACGCTACATCCCGGGTACGCCGGTAATCATCGAAGGCCAACCGCCCAGCGGATCGGGCACGATGCCGGATACCGACCGCGTCCCCGATGCCTCACGCATCACCCCGCCCGTACAGGCACCGCACGACGGCCCTGTGAATCCCTTGAGCCTGTCCGTCACACTCAGCCCGGGCTTCCCCACAGAGCAGATCGAGTCGCCCTATCACCCCATCATTACGATCCCCGACGCAGATCAGGGCTACCAGGTCAGTCTCAAAGAGGAGACCGTCCCGGCCGATCGTGACTTTCAACTGACCTGGCGCCAGGCCCCACGAACCGAGCCGCTGGCGACAGTCTTCACGGAGCAGAAGAACGGCGACACCTATGCCCTCCTCATGCTCGTCCCACCAACCCAGCTTGACGCCAAGGCGCCGCGGGTGCCTCGCGACCTCACCTTCATCATCGACACCTCTGGTTCGATGGCCGGCGCGTCGATCGCACAGGCCAAGAGTTCGTTGGTTGCAGCGCTGACGCGGCTGACCGCCCAGGACCGCTTCAACATTATTCAGTTCAACAACCAGGTCCGATCACTCTTCGCCACCCCGCAGCCGGTGACGACCACCACCATCAAGCAGGCCGTTCGGTACACCGAACACCTCACAGCCGACGGAGGCACCGAGGTGGTGCCGGCGCTTCGTCAAGCATTGAAGAGTCCGCAAGATACCTCCAGACTGCAGCAACTCATTCTCCTCACCGATGGTCAAATCGGGAACGAAGACGAACTCTTCGAACTCTTGCACCATCGTGTGGGCGCCAGACGTCTGTTCACCATCGGGATCGGCGCCACTCAAAATAGCTACTTGATGCGGAAGATGGCGGAGTTCGGCCGCGGCACCTTCACCTACATCGGCAAGATCGACGAGGTGAAGGAAAAGTTGGACGCGCTGTTCAAGAAACTGGAGCGGCCGGTGCTCAGCGACATCACGTTGGACGGGACCGGCTGGTCGACTCTGGAATCCTATCCCGCCATGATCGGCGATCTCTACGAGGGCGAACCGATTGTCCTCGCGATCAAAGCCGGCTCGCTCCCCGGACAGGCGACATTGCGCGGAAAGGCGGGCGCCTCATCCTGGACACTTCCAGTCTCGTTTCACCATGCGGCAGCCCAGAGTGGGCTTTCCATCAACTGGGCCAGGCAAAAAATTGCAGCCCTCATGGACGAGACCTACAAGGGGAATCTCGACGACGCCGTTCGCAAGGCGGTGCTCGACGTCGCGCTGACGCATCACCTCGTCAGCCGATACACGAGCCTCGTTGCGGTCGATGTGACACCGGCCAGGCCGACCGATTCACCAACCGAACAGGACCGCGCCATGAATCTGGCGCGCGTGCAGGGCCAGGCTTCTCTGGCCGGCCTGCCAAAAACCGCAACCGGTGTGCAGTTACATATCCTGCTCGGGCTTACGGGGCTCTTGTCTGCCGCCCTGCTGTGGAAACTCAGGACGACGATCTGATGACTCGGCGTCGACTGAGGACCCGCCTGCTGACGGGGTTGATGGTGAGCTTGCTCGCCTTCGGTCTCTGGCAGATTGGGGAAGGATCCTGGATCGTGACAAAGGCCAGGCTCGCGCAGTATCTCCTGCAGCGGGCCTGGACCCGCGCACTGGCCGGTGAACTCAGCCCGAAGCCATGGCCGTGGGCCGATACCTGGCCGATCGCACGCTTGCAGATGGAACGACTCTCCGTGGATGAGATCGTCCTGGCCGGGGCCTATGGGCGAACCCTGGCGTTCGGGCCCGGCCATGTCAGTTCCAGCGCGTTACCGGATAGCCCCGGCAGCGTGATTCTCACTGGCCACCGGGACACACACTTTCACTTTCTGAAACAGGTGCGTCTCGGCGATCGAGTGGCTCTCACCGGCACGGATGGAAACAGGGTTCACTATCGCGTCACGGAACAGCGAGTGTTGGATTCGCGGCGGGATGGGATTCCCATGACACAGGAGGGGCAAGACGTGGTCTTCGTCACCTGTTTTCCATTTGACGCCCTCACCCCGGGCGGTCCGCTACGCTATATCGTGCGCGCCGAACGAGTAGACTGAGCGTACAGCATCGTCAGCCCCTACCCCGCGATCTTTCGATCCAATGATCCATCCGCCGGGCCGACTCCGACACGGTACAGGCCCGGCGGTCCTGCCACCTCCAAGGTTTGGCCATCACCAGTAGCGCCGCTCCGTGATCTAATGGCAGGATGGACGGTCGCCCGGGGAACGGGAACGCCTCACCTGTGGTTGGTGAGTGCTCCCGAAACTATTGGGGCTTCTGATGATGCTGATTGACTGACGGCTTCCCATACCGATGCAGCAATTGATACAACACGGGTAGGACAAACAAAATCAAGGCAGCCGACGTCAACATGCCGCCCACCACGACCCTCGCGA harbors:
- a CDS encoding marine proteobacterial sortase target protein; its protein translation is MLATLSAAYRQRSGPFAARLMLGAVLCIWGAAAPPPAADSAEPPATVTTGVIPTMGLNDVTEGALLFRTDPTGRYTPAPILHTDVQIAVTGTIVRATVRQEFTNPSTRKGDWLEGIYVFPLPETAAVDHLRMKVGERVIEGQIKERGEAKRSYEQAKQEGKRTSLVEQERPNIFTTSVANIGPGERVVVEIEYQETVRYENGQFQLRFPMAVGPRYIPGTPVIIEGQPPSGSGTMPDTDRVPDASRITPPVQAPHDGPVNPLSLSVTLSPGFPTEQIESPYHPIITIPDADQGYQVSLKEETVPADRDFQLTWRQAPRTEPLATVFTEQKNGDTYALLMLVPPTQLDAKAPRVPRDLTFIIDTSGSMAGASIAQAKSSLVAALTRLTAQDRFNIIQFNNQVRSLFATPQPVTTTTIKQAVRYTEHLTADGGTEVVPALRQALKSPQDTSRLQQLILLTDGQIGNEDELFELLHHRVGARRLFTIGIGATQNSYLMRKMAEFGRGTFTYIGKIDEVKEKLDALFKKLERPVLSDITLDGTGWSTLESYPAMIGDLYEGEPIVLAIKAGSLPGQATLRGKAGASSWTLPVSFHHAAAQSGLSINWARQKIAALMDETYKGNLDDAVRKAVLDVALTHHLVSRYTSLVAVDVTPARPTDSPTEQDRAMNLARVQGQASLAGLPKTATGVQLHILLGLTGLLSAALLWKLRTTI
- a CDS encoding class GN sortase, encoding MTRRRLRTRLLTGLMVSLLAFGLWQIGEGSWIVTKARLAQYLLQRAWTRALAGELSPKPWPWADTWPIARLQMERLSVDEIVLAGAYGRTLAFGPGHVSSSALPDSPGSVILTGHRDTHFHFLKQVRLGDRVALTGTDGNRVHYRVTEQRVLDSRRDGIPMTQEGQDVVFVTCFPFDALTPGGPLRYIVRAERVD